In Pygocentrus nattereri isolate fPygNat1 chromosome 19, fPygNat1.pri, whole genome shotgun sequence, the sequence TtcacccctccctttttttATGTCCCCGATTCACCTTTTGGTTCCCATTATATCTTGGATATAATATATATCttattatatatgttataacTCTTATTTCCCATCAATCCTAAGATGTatataattttctcattccTTCCGTATCAAGTCATTTTGACCTCATCAAGGCCTTTAGTTGGGCACTTTCCTCGTTAATTTGACTTATGGCCTAGTGTTGCCAGTTCTTCTCTAGTCTTCTAATTAATTGCTAGCTCATTTTCgtgtttcatatttttgttgtgTAGGCAGTGTCTCTCAAGCTTCTCCAGGTGCCTTATCAAAAATCCTTTTATGTGATGCACTGCCCATGCCTGGGTCAGACGTTCACTCTGTTTTCTGCTGAAGAGATCTGTCTGCCTCAGCTATATGACTATAACTTTCAATCATTTCTAAGTGAATCATtattacaaaacttttattaaactGTGATTCAAGGACATATTTTATCAGAATTTCTGACACTAGGACGAATCCTTGTGGGACACCTTGTGTGGGACAGAAAAGGATTCATGTTCACCAATAGTTATAAATGCCAGCAATTCCCATGGAGGAAACAGAAAAGACTGCCAGGACTGACAGTGTCAAAAGCTTGAGCGAGATATTAGAGAATAAGAATGTTTGGAGCACCAATTTACACCCCACAAATCAGCAAAGTTCAAAACCGAATGCATAAACTTGCCTCAATCTGTGTAGAGTTGCTCAGTAATCTCTAACATGCTTGATTGTGTGGTTtcacacactgttatctataaacgtGGACTAAAGTGCATTAACATAGTTAAAACAGTGGTAACAGACATCTTCAGGCCTTAATTTTGTCCATGATTTGgaccatttttatagataacagcgtCATACAGTGTCGCAAACCACATAAGCAGCTCTAACGGTTTAAGGAAATTGCATAAATTTGATTTTAGCAACACAAACCTTGTGACAAGACAGTCTTTCAAGACATGCCATGTTCTGTAGGACACTGGCTGTACATGTGCTTGTGATGGCATGAACATGTTTGAGACACAGTGAACTAATGAAGAAAATGTTTAGCTGCTCTCACGGCTGCAAAGCACCATTTGGTCTCTGCGTGTAATCAGCTCCAGTACATTCCACACTAGGACATGTAAACAAACCCAAGGATGTGGACAGCTGCAtgtgccttctctctctctctctctctctctctctctctctctctctctctctctctctctctctctctcccccagaGGCCAAAAGCCAAGCATTAGATAACATTTTTCTTACCAGAGAGCAAGTTAAAACCCACTTTTTTAGGCTTTGTTATTGATTTACACAATAAAAGTTCCAATATTTGGCCAAAAGGATGTGGACACCGACCATCGAGCTTGCTGGatgtcccattccaaaaccattaATATGGTGTTGGACAAGCTGTGTCAAGGCCTGTGTCAGCAACTTTTAGGTGATCTTAAAGTAACTAATTTCAGTCATTACAAGGGCTGTTTGGTTACTTTTGGACAGTGTATATGGCACATTCTACTAAGTTGGTTCAAACTGTGgtcccacagtaaaaacaaacaaaaaagctatttaaactctttaaatagtttaaaaacTATTAAATATTCAGAGCTTAGATATGCACAGttagtatattattatttatttaaagtcatGCAGTAACTGATATAGTAATAGggtaaatatatacattataaaaccttgtattctccaaaatggtaactttacaggagaaggaaaaaacatactttacttttgatgtaagtcaatggaaccagaattatttccaagtcattttgggcagtTCCTTTTGATCCGTTCatctgaaaaacgacaaaaatggagatacgaggttttgcaacaacagctatatatatatatatatatatatatatatatatatatatatatatatatatatatatatatatatatatataattgggGGCAattgtcccaaaccctaacacttttttatgttttttttttattataaaataaaaaaatgctgtcccttgttttaatgtcactaccaaaacattgtttttgtatgtaGGTGGAGCCTtaatttagccccaccccctgcattttagagcaggaagtgagactggaTCCCTGTCCCTCACAGTCAAATGTGACCCAAAGTGTGAAAATAACTGTGAAACATTAAGAATTGCCACTACCAATTTCCTGCAGTTGTGAAaatgttgtgtgttttattgtacAATATGTTGATTTTCGTGCATACAGCTgatcaaagctgtgtttgctggtcatttaCTGGcaagtgtttttgagttctgctcaaaagtAGCTGCAGTTGTCACTAGcgaaacttttccaaaatgttttttttgttttggtagtgacaaagtGGACTGTTCAATCATtagctttaataaaataaacaattaagaTACAGGGCCACTCAAAGCAAGAcaattttagtctaaagtccaagtcagttaaaagtccccAATATGTTTCAGCTCTGATGTTTGATAGAGGAtccatgtatgtatatatattaagTATTTCACAACAGCTGTGGATGTGGCCCAGCCGGCCAGATTTTGGGACGAGATCCAATTCAATCAGATTACTGCAGTTGATATGAAATGTATTAAGCTAAAGAATGTTAAGgcctttttttgtaaataaacctCTTGCACAAGTTGTAGGGAGTATCTGAAGTATGTTCAGCTGTTTTCTGCAAGACTGGGaggactttattttttttttaccggTCAGTGGGGAGAGACTgggagtgagggggagagactgggagtgaggaggagagagactATGTGAGCGAGTTTCTGAGATGTTTATCTGGACAGTGTAATCTTGTCTTATTACTCCAACTCTCCATTTAGCTTCTTAAACAGAGCCTGTTTGCTGAATTTCCTCTCCAGGTTCAACACAGTCTGTCTTCAGAGCTCTCTCAAGCCTTTCCTCTTACCATGTATTGGTTCTGCTTGGTCAGTTTGATTCTCTTCTCACAGCTCTGGTCATGTCCAGCGGCTCCCAGCAGCCCAACGCCTCTAGACCCACGCTCAATTCCCCAAGGCGAGGTGCAGTGCCCCTCCAGCTGTCTTTTACTGGTTTACAACAACGAATCCATGTCTGAGGTACGTTCTGCtactctctgtttgtctctctgggAAAAATAGCTTTACACTTCAGCTTCGCACGTGCATGGCCTGAGTATTCAGAGTCCTCTTTCTGGATGATAAGTGATAGTAGGTAGATATGTACTGTAAGGTTTATATGCTCATTTAACACTAAACACTTCTCGCAGCTGTCAAGGTAACTTGAATtttgggtttggtgtgaaatggttgactCTAGATTCtcatgtctttacagtggtggtgataggaaccaggggtcgtcatgactacaacacaaatacagacattttatttactatccagaaccaccagtgaacctacacgagtcttcagAGCTTTTATGTTGTATGTTTATGATGGAAAGTTTGTATCTCTACCATGAATGGATATATTTTAGCCCCAAAGCTTCTCAAAACTGTgataaaacaatatttcaggcatcaggccaattcatgtagtaactttgtgtgagggagcttttagacgtggacgtttggttcctatcaccaccactgtgaacaattctgacatggTAAGTTTCTCTTCCCCccaagaaaatgtatttttttctgatttggcactaatttaccatcatcaaaattacatataaaaactcagaagacgtgtaggttcactgttatttcatttattatataaaatgcaTATACTTTATGGATTTATTAAACATTGTGACCCTTTactcttatcaccaccactgtaaagaaatctgagttggtaaaTTGTTAAAAATCTACAActaacaatttcacatcaaaccatctcAACAGCTGAACTGTGCAGAATTTTTGAATAGTAGGTTAAAATCCCCTTTTAAGACATTCTGAGGCCTTGCATAAGCTATCTTGGGACCCCTAATAGACTTCCAATACATTCATCATGAACAAACAATGCTGAcatgaatcacacacacacacacacacacacacacacacacacacacacacacacacacaaaaaaaaaaattaaaaaggatTAAAGGATTGATGTCATCCAGTAAGTCATGAACATGCATTATAAAACAAAACTCTCcactaaaatacacaaaatcttaaagctgcactatataagttttggggatttggagacctctcaggtggaaatgtgtaattgcacacaagctttgaggcctaaacatcgaGCCATACCtactttttgagcctgtgcgtgTACGTTAATACGTAAAGACGTACGACATGGTGTGAAACCCCACCCCACTTGACACCTTTGACCTTTAAATGATtattcaggctttacagggagACTTGCAGCAGTGCACACTCACCACATTTTAGCCTGATTTTATTCTCCTCACCCagtaatgagattttttttcaatattacCATAAAATCTTAAAAAGTGCAGCACCATAAgcacatttctcagtttctgtAATTCCATTCAGAGTCATGCTCCAGGAGACCTCCTAGTGCCTGAGGCCCTAAGCTGCAGCCTTTAAAGAATATGGACTAAACACAGCCTTGCCTGTAGTTAACAGGCCTACCTGTAAACCTGCAGGGGGAATCAacacacagcaaacacaaagtggggagagaaagaagaatgagTGTGAGAACAAGTTGGGAGATTGGGAATTGTTTGACTAAATGGAACGCTAGTGTCTCTAGTTCAAGAACATACCcaatattgccaaaggtattcactcacccatccaaataattgaattcaggtgttcaaatcacttccatggccacaggtgtataaaactaagcacctagacctgcagactgcttgTACAAAcatgtgaaagaatgggtcgtgaaatttcctcactactaaatattccacagtcaactgtcactGGTATCATAAAGTGGAAGcaactgggaatgacagcaactcagccacaaagtggttggccacataaaatgacaggaCGGGGTCAGCGGACGCTGAGGCAcgtagtgtgcagaggtcaccaactttctgcagagtcaatcgctacagacctccaaacttcatgtggccttcagatcagctcaagaacagcgtagagagcttcatggaatgggtttccatggccgaccaactgcatccaagccttacatcaccaagcgcagtgcaaagcgtggaatgcagtggtgtaaagcaccaccactggactctagagcagtggagacgtgttctctggagtgaactGTCATGCTTCTCCGCCTGGCAATACAATGGATGAGCCTGGGTTTggctgttgccaggagacggtacttgtctgactgcattgtgccaagtgtaaagtttggtggaggggggattatggtgtgggggtgtttttcaggagttgggcccggacccttagttccagtgaaaggaactcttaatggttcagcaccaagagattttggagaatttcaactttgtgggaacagtttggggacggccccttcctgttcgaacatgactgcgcaccagtgcacaaagcaggtccataaagacacggatgagccagtttggtgtggaagaacttgactggcctgcacagagtcctgacctcaacccgatagaacacctttggggtgaattagagcggagactgtgagccaggccttctcgtccaacatcagtgtctgacctcacaaatgccctaaccctgggggcagtcgtgggctggaggttagggatccagcctcatgaccagaaggtcgccggttcgatccccagagccgacagcgcatgactgaggtgtccttgagcaagacacttagcccccaactgctccccgggcgctgcggattgggctgcccaccactccgggcaagtgtgctcactgccccctagtgtgtgtgtgctcactagagtgtatgtggtgtttcacttcacggatgggttaaatgcggagttgaaatttccccgttgtgggactaataagggtcacttaatctaatcttaatcttaagcctccccagaagagttgaagctgttatagctgcaaagggtgggctgacatcatattaaaccctatggattaagaatgggatgtcagtcaagttcatatgcgtgtgaaggcagacgaacaAATGGTTTTGACAATGTAGTGTAATTGTATCACATTCTAATGAAATTATATACTTTTAAGTTTTAAGactccagcctttttattttattgtttttattttattatttttttatatcatttgcttattaaaaagtaaaaatatgcaCCTTTACCCTGGGAGAAACTAAATTGAGGTACACCATTGGATTTTAAACCATTGGTGTGCCTTTGAGGGTGCATTTACACAGTGTATACAtagataaatgaaaaaatgtaccCGCATAGTACCTTTTTTGACATTACACAATCCCCCCACATCTTCAAAGGGGACAGTGAAGACATACTTAGTAGTTCTAATCAGAGCTTATTGATCAGTAAGGGAGAGAGCAGTGAGCTCTGTCAAATCCCATCtcacatttccattcaaacaCAGAGGAGAAGACCCCAAATCAGCAAGACAAAGGCTTTGATTGTCAGCCATGATCAGATCCTACCAGAAGCTCTGTGTATTTGCCATAATCTAACCCTTTGTACAGCCTACTGAGGCTCAGTCGCTGTAGCGACAGATGATGTGTAGAAGCCCCAGAGAGAGCGGTTCTCAGATGATTCTGTCTTGACTTGATTGCATTAGACTTTTTTGACTCTCTGTGCATGTAAGAAAATGCTCAAagctgtgtgttcagtctgagAAATGATGGACTTTGAGTTTATTCCCATTTGGCTTCAGGGAGCTTTGCTAATTAGGGTTGCATTGATACCGATACCAACAGTATGATATTATCCTATATCTCTTTATGTCACCAGGCATAACTGGGTTgctgctacactcttaaaatgatggCTTCAAGGGTTTAGTAGGGAACATTGTTCTGTATAGgcctatgaacactcaaagaggcctttgcatggttaaaagtttctttgcatcatgaaaaggttcttcagattgatgaataatggtagatggttctatatagcaccaaaaagggttctgctgttgttacaatgtgaAGCTTGTACTAATAGAAGagcccatcaatctgaagaacactttcataatgcaaagggttttttgagtgttcatggttctatgtataaccattttctttactaaagaacccatgaagaaccatctttttaaaatgtgtagaaggtGCTTAAAAAATGGAACTTTTATCCTTTTAGTCAATTTGAAATACTTTTAAACTATTTAGCACAttcttgttattgttattgatgtGATTTAACAGCCTTTTGCataattaagtaaaataataaactatTCCATTTTTATTGAAGTGCATTGTTTATAAGAGGTTCCcgtgtaaacaaacaaatagccTCAATATTTCAATCAACAATAGAAGCTATTTATATAAACTTGCTTATCACAAGCCTATGGCTTTTATCAACGGAAGAATAATGTACACTCGGTATTGTTGGCTAATCTGGATGACTGACACTGGATAATCCACACCGTGACACGCCTTTGGGTTGTGAATGGGGCCAAAGGGTGTGGCAGCAGCCTCTCAATAGAGGTGAATACAATACCAGTGAAAGTTTTAATATCTAACTGTATGTGGTGAGAAGTTGTGTATGATTTTTGAGACTTAAAACGACACAAATGTTTCcttgtgaggaaaaaaatacatacatagtTCAACACTATAGTTTATAATGGGTCCTTTAACATATGAATGAGTAGACTGGCCCTTTAAGAGAAGGAGGGACTGCTGCTGTTCCCAGGAAATAGGAAGTTTCTTATACAGTGCAGCTGGACATCAGCAGCAGCTGGAGATCTACAAACATTCAGCCTTCACACATTCCCATaaagtcttttttcttttctgtgttttcttttgtctgtttacTCAAGGCAAGTGAAGTGTTCTGAGGTTCCTGTGTTCCTGTGGTCCAGTCACACCCTCTGTCATGTATTTGCTCCCCtctctgatttctctctctctgctgtggcTCAGGAAGGACTAGTCATGACTTCAAGAGACCTAAATCCTGATTACTATGAAGCCCGGCGGGCGGGCAATGCAGTCCAGCACTACATCAACACCCTCTACGGGTCCCCCTTCAGGCTGTACTCGGTGACCCAAGTCCACAAGGCGAGAACCGAGGTGAGCAAACCACATCACTTGAGTGAGAACCAGAGATTTACTAAGTGATGAATTCCTTCTTTTTCAATAAAATGTGCTttctacagtgtcagaaatttaaagggaaattccactgatttttccatatttctgcaaaattaaatggctaagattagtgaacaaagtcatttagtgaAATGCTCCGTTTTGGAGTTTAGAATTGTTCagtgtgataggaaccagacgtccacctctaaaagctacctcacaaaCTTTtctatgaaatggttatgaatacactgcctgatgtctgagacatcgCTTTACAATAGCTTTACAATAGCTTTTagatgaaatgtttttatttacacccACTCATAGCAGAGAGGGACCTGCAGGGCGTTTTGAGGTGAAGTAGTGCTCAaatttccagattttccaccaaTTTACTATCATTTAaaaattccatataaaactcagaagacgcgTATGGTTTGTGGTTTTggttggtaaataaaatggctatacttTCTaacgccaccactgtaaagacatttgggaatttttgattttttttaaattgttgaaATTCCCCAAAAATGCTTTTTGTGGTGGAACAACCTCTCGATTTCTCATCAACTATCACTCACAGGCTATGGCTGACACAGGGATGAAGTACTTTCTGGAGTTCTCTGTGAAGGACTGGGTTGGTGAAGTAAGTTCACAGCTTTTACTTCCGTTGAATGGCTTAATACGGTACAGTTAGGCAGAACCTTTGATGTATActctgctatatatatatatatatatatatatatatatatatatatatatatatatatatataatagttaGACTGAGATGAGCTTCTATAGCACTTAGCAACCATATagagaaacatacacacattaaaACAGGCAACCCACTGGCACGTTCTAATCAAAGGAATATGTACTTATATGATaagttttttcatgtttttactttagtttgactttaattttgttttattgttactaTCTAGCTGGGAGGGTGAGGGGTAGCACATGTACAATGATTTATGTACGCTTTTGAATTTAGCCCAAGCCTAGTAAAGAGCAAAATTACTCAAATTACTGAAACTGAAAAGTGCTCACTGTTAGGTGACAAGCTGTCATTATGTACCAGGGGGgcagacgcacgtgctgagataagtgacttttatcatgggcaaatccagggtcatggtcaaaacagtccagggtcatagagccaacatggatagaacgATATACAGAGATgatgacaaacaataaacaggttcaaacaacacatcaaacaaagacaagggccaaacacagggcttataaaacagggataacgagggacaggtgaaaaggGGTGTAGTcaacaaacaagggggcagaaccaaagcaaacgcacatggaagatccaaaacacaaagcacatggacaggactgggaggggccaatcatgacacattATATGTTAGCtacaccagcaaaaccagcatatcgctgttctcagaagaaaaccttatatctccatttttttcattttccagtttttggcataatttgaaattggctattgtcctttatattgtatataaatgtcatgatgaatggaccaaaggaaaccacccaaaatggcttggagaaaagtctagttccattgacttacattaaaggtaaagcagggttttttattctcttgtaaagttatccTTTTGTAGATATGAGAtgttgttctgacaacagcatgACCACGATGGGTGACccactaaaccagcactagaccagttTAGACCTGCATGGACTGTATGCTGGTCTGTGCACAAACATCAGCCTCGTAACTCCAGAactaaactacagaagcaaacatcagacaaTATACAATCCTTGACTGGTTAACTATATTTGGGGCAAGCTAAAGTATCTTGTATTCCAGAGCTCAGAATGGCATGGCTCGGTGGAGGTGCTCTACCCCAGGGGTGAGACACAGGCTCCACCTCAGGTCCAGGGATCCTGGGGTGGATTACCTCAGCTCAACATTTCAGCTAAGGAGCAAGAGTTCTACCAGCGCTACAGTGCAGCAGACAGCTCTGTGTCTGGAAAGGACATACCAGGTAAGACCTACACAACATGGATTTAGACACCTTTTTATACCACAAATACTATGAGAACTTTAAcagactctctttctctctagaTAGCTATGGTAACATAGACCGAGAGATGAAACCTTTCTGGCACTTGGCGCGGGTGGCCGCTAGCTTCGTCATGCTGAACGAGTCCAATGAGAACACGCTGTATAACATGGCTCAAGTGGCCAAGATCACACAGCTGGTAAGCAGATGATGTGAAGATAATCATGTCAGGTAGTTCTGGTGTAGTTTACTTCATGGAGTATTTTATTGGACAATGTTTAAGACCAATCCCAGACTAAATTAGAGATTATCAGGTGGGATTTCCCTTGTCTTGTTTTGTCACAGCTAGCTCCACAACTATTCTCTATTTTAAACACTTCAGGAAACTCAAGATGACCAGCTGAGGTTTGACTATGAGGTTCTCCTTCACAACATGGTTTCTCAGGTAATGATAAGTATCTcgtttgtgtaaaacataaataaaaacagaatacgatgatttgcaaatca encodes:
- the lxn gene encoding latexin isoform X3; the encoded protein is MTSRDLNPDYYEARRAGNAVQHYINTLYGSPFRLYSVTQVHKARTEAMADTGMKYFLEFSVKDWVGESSEWHGSVEVLYPRGETQAPPQVQGSWGGLPQLNISAKEQEFYQRYSAADSSVSGKDIPDSYGNIDREMKPFWHLARVAASFVMLNESNENTLYNMAQVAKITQLETQDDQLRFDYEVLLHNMVSQEIIRWKLLVSWSPAGGVKVLETELLPRCHCKSPTQ
- the lxn gene encoding latexin isoform X1, translated to MYWFCLVSLILFSQLWSCPAAPSSPTPLDPRSIPQGEVQCPSSCLLLVYNNESMSEEGLVMTSRDLNPDYYEARRAGNAVQHYINTLYGSPFRLYSVTQVHKARTEAMADTGMKYFLEFSVKDWVGESSEWHGSVEVLYPRGETQAPPQVQGSWGGLPQLNISAKEQEFYQRYSAADSSVSGKDIPDSYGNIDREMKPFWHLARVAASFVMLNESNENTLYNMAQVAKITQLETQDDQLRFDYEVLLHNMVSQEIIRWKLLVSWSPAGGVKVLETELLPRCHCKSPTQ
- the lxn gene encoding latexin isoform X2, with translation MSEEGLVMTSRDLNPDYYEARRAGNAVQHYINTLYGSPFRLYSVTQVHKARTEAMADTGMKYFLEFSVKDWVGESSEWHGSVEVLYPRGETQAPPQVQGSWGGLPQLNISAKEQEFYQRYSAADSSVSGKDIPDSYGNIDREMKPFWHLARVAASFVMLNESNENTLYNMAQVAKITQLETQDDQLRFDYEVLLHNMVSQEIIRWKLLVSWSPAGGVKVLETELLPRCHCKSPTQ